A portion of the Rhodococcus pseudokoreensis genome contains these proteins:
- a CDS encoding aldehyde dehydrogenase family protein: protein MTNPAPDLIAPDLITRPDLYIDGHWVPATGNGTLDVLDPATESLIGSVPNGTADDVDRAARAARAAFDSWSRLSPRERGGWIRRIADAIDSRADEFAELISREVGMPLAQSRSIQVTLAIGDLAVMPGAIDEVAWEERIGNSLVLREPIGVVGAITPWNYPLHQVTAKIAGALAAGCTVVVKPSEIAPLSIFLLADVIDEIGLPNGVFNLISGDGITTGEALVSHPDIDMVSFTGSTRAGRRISEIAGAAAKPVSMELGGKSASVILEDADLKEAVTVSLSKCYQNSGQTCNALTRLLVPRAKLADAEAAAAAAADTYRVGQPFDSDSTMGPVASADQRRRVLDYIERGIADGARIVAGGTETTDRPPHGYFVAPTVFSDVTADMAIAQEEIFGPVAVLIPFDDEAEAVELANDSEFGLGGAVWSGDTDRALDVARRIRTGQISINGGAYNSRAPFGGFKSSGHGREGGRFGIEEFLTYKSLQL, encoded by the coding sequence ATGACGAATCCCGCCCCCGACCTCATCGCCCCCGACCTGATCACCAGACCCGACCTCTACATCGACGGGCACTGGGTCCCGGCGACCGGAAACGGCACCCTCGATGTGCTCGACCCGGCCACCGAGTCACTGATCGGTTCGGTGCCGAATGGAACAGCTGACGACGTCGATCGGGCGGCTCGGGCGGCCCGGGCAGCGTTCGACTCATGGTCGCGATTGTCGCCGCGCGAGCGTGGCGGGTGGATCAGGCGGATCGCGGACGCGATCGACTCGCGGGCAGATGAGTTCGCCGAGCTCATCTCCCGCGAGGTCGGCATGCCCCTGGCTCAATCCCGATCCATTCAAGTCACACTCGCGATCGGTGACCTCGCCGTGATGCCCGGAGCGATCGATGAGGTCGCCTGGGAGGAACGAATCGGCAACTCGCTCGTGCTACGTGAGCCGATCGGTGTGGTCGGAGCCATCACGCCATGGAACTACCCCCTGCACCAAGTGACCGCCAAGATCGCCGGCGCGCTCGCAGCAGGCTGCACAGTCGTGGTCAAGCCTTCCGAGATCGCGCCTCTGAGCATCTTTCTCCTCGCCGACGTGATCGACGAGATCGGACTGCCCAACGGAGTCTTCAACCTCATTTCCGGGGACGGCATCACCACCGGCGAGGCCCTGGTATCGCACCCGGACATCGACATGGTGTCCTTCACCGGATCGACACGAGCCGGTCGGCGGATCTCTGAGATCGCCGGCGCGGCCGCGAAGCCGGTTTCGATGGAACTCGGCGGCAAATCCGCCTCGGTGATCCTCGAGGACGCCGATCTCAAAGAAGCCGTCACGGTCAGTCTGTCGAAGTGCTACCAGAACTCCGGGCAGACCTGTAACGCGCTGACCCGCCTACTCGTGCCGCGCGCCAAACTCGCCGACGCAGAAGCCGCGGCGGCCGCCGCAGCCGACACCTACCGGGTCGGACAGCCGTTCGACTCCGACTCGACGATGGGCCCCGTGGCCAGCGCCGACCAGAGACGCCGCGTGCTCGACTACATCGAACGTGGAATCGCGGACGGCGCACGCATCGTCGCGGGCGGCACCGAAACAACCGACCGCCCGCCGCACGGCTACTTCGTGGCCCCGACCGTCTTCTCCGACGTCACCGCGGACATGGCGATCGCGCAAGAAGAGATCTTCGGCCCCGTCGCGGTCCTCATTCCGTTCGACGACGAAGCCGAAGCCGTCGAGCTCGCGAACGATAGTGAGTTCGGCCTCGGAGGCGCAGTCTGGTCCGGTGACACAGACCGCGCGCTGGACGTCGCCCGCCGCATCCGCACCGGCCAAATCTCGATCAACGGCGGCGCATACAACTCACGGGCACCCTTCGGCGGTTTCAAATCCTCAGGTCATGGCCGCGAGGGCGGCCGCTTTGGCATCGAAGAATTCCTCACCTACAAATCGCTGCAGTTGTGA
- a CDS encoding fumarylacetoacetate hydrolase family protein gives MPNPGKIICIGLNYHEHVGETGRDLPTYPVMFTKFPSALIGPYDDIVAPPETTEIDYEAEMALVIGRPGRRISRENAHEHILGYTVANDISMRDYQRKTHQWLQGKTWDRSTPIGPYLFTPPEVPGIADACIRTVLDGKILQEARISQLIFDIPHLIETISEFTSLLPGDVILTGTPGGVGMKRQPPVFLGDGDCITVEIEGLGSLTNTVRNERV, from the coding sequence GTGCCCAACCCGGGAAAAATCATCTGCATCGGACTCAACTATCACGAACACGTTGGCGAGACCGGACGTGACCTGCCCACCTACCCGGTGATGTTCACGAAGTTCCCCTCCGCGCTGATCGGCCCGTACGACGACATCGTGGCACCGCCGGAGACCACAGAGATCGACTACGAGGCCGAGATGGCCCTCGTGATCGGCCGTCCCGGCCGACGGATCTCGCGCGAGAATGCCCACGAACACATCCTCGGCTATACCGTCGCCAACGACATTTCGATGCGCGACTACCAGCGGAAAACCCATCAGTGGTTGCAGGGGAAGACATGGGACCGGTCTACCCCGATCGGCCCGTACCTTTTCACCCCGCCGGAGGTACCGGGGATCGCCGATGCGTGCATCCGGACCGTTCTTGACGGAAAGATCCTCCAGGAAGCACGCATTTCACAGTTGATCTTTGACATCCCACATCTCATCGAAACTATCTCGGAGTTCACGTCACTCTTACCCGGCGACGTCATCCTCACCGGCACCCCCGGCGGCGTGGGGATGAAGCGGCAGCCGCCAGTTTTCCTTGGAGACGGTGACTGCATCACCGTCGAAATCGAAGGCCTCGGTTCGCTCACCAACACCGTGCGCAACGAGCGCGTGTGA
- a CDS encoding flavin reductase family protein, whose product MPALEPIAAGDQIRRAFGHFPSGVTAVCAEIEGEKVGLAASSFTGVSLEPPLVSVCMQHSSTTWPKLRLATRLGLSVLAEWQDAICGRLASKHGDRFAGTDVTVENDGSLFIDGASLWLDCTIYAELPCGDHDIVVLEVHGTGTGEDSPLVFHGSQFRRLAEVEAAL is encoded by the coding sequence GTGCCTGCACTCGAACCTATCGCTGCTGGCGACCAGATCCGCCGCGCATTCGGACATTTCCCCTCGGGAGTGACGGCTGTGTGCGCGGAAATCGAAGGCGAAAAAGTCGGTTTGGCCGCGAGTTCATTCACCGGAGTGTCCTTGGAACCGCCGCTGGTGTCGGTGTGCATGCAGCACAGTTCCACGACCTGGCCGAAGCTGCGGCTTGCGACGCGCCTGGGCCTGAGTGTGCTTGCCGAGTGGCAGGACGCAATCTGTGGTCGACTCGCCAGCAAGCACGGTGATCGGTTCGCCGGCACCGACGTCACAGTCGAGAACGATGGAAGCCTGTTCATCGACGGGGCATCGCTGTGGCTGGACTGCACGATTTACGCCGAACTGCCATGCGGCGACCACGACATCGTGGTGCTCGAAGTGCACGGAACCGGAACCGGTGAAGATTCTCCACTCGTGTTCCACGGGAGCCAGTTTCGGCGTCTCGCCGAAGTCGAGGCGGCGTTGTGA
- the ribB gene encoding 3,4-dihydroxy-2-butanone-4-phosphate synthase, with the protein MTPLSTSAAHARVRTALTAIAAGCPVVVLDDANRENEGDLVLAATLATTETVAFMIRHTSGFLCVALPEAICDRLDLPAMHHSNDDPHGTAYCVATDLHDNGTGISATARARTIAALGDPETTAADLVRPGHVIPLRARAGGVLTRRGHTEAGVDLTHLAGLTPAAALAGIVSADVPDEMARRPELERFAADHGLVVVTVADIAEYRLSTEPQVARGATTVVPTQYGRFDAVGYRDARGGEHMALVSGALTGIGPDTPVYVHRECLTAGVFGGAACDCGARLSSVLTRFGSQGSGVVVYLRDNHHACGVSTNSVASEYLSKIQDWILKDLGVDPSRALHSVTPRLSRTA; encoded by the coding sequence GTGACCCCGCTCAGCACAAGCGCGGCCCACGCGCGAGTGCGTACGGCCCTGACCGCGATTGCGGCCGGCTGTCCCGTGGTGGTCCTCGACGACGCGAACCGCGAGAACGAAGGTGACTTGGTCCTTGCCGCGACGCTCGCCACCACCGAAACCGTCGCGTTCATGATCCGACATACCTCAGGGTTCCTGTGTGTCGCGTTGCCCGAGGCCATCTGTGATCGACTCGACCTACCGGCGATGCACCACTCCAATGACGACCCGCACGGGACCGCCTACTGCGTGGCCACGGACCTGCACGACAACGGAACCGGCATCTCTGCCACTGCCCGTGCCCGTACCATTGCAGCACTCGGCGATCCCGAAACCACTGCCGCGGACCTGGTGCGTCCAGGACATGTGATCCCCCTGCGAGCTCGCGCCGGCGGTGTGCTTACCCGGCGCGGGCATACCGAAGCGGGTGTCGACCTGACCCACCTGGCCGGCCTCACGCCTGCGGCGGCGCTCGCCGGGATCGTCTCGGCAGACGTCCCCGACGAGATGGCCCGCAGACCCGAACTCGAGCGATTCGCTGCCGATCACGGACTGGTCGTTGTCACGGTCGCCGACATCGCCGAGTACCGGCTCAGCACCGAGCCCCAAGTTGCACGCGGTGCGACAACCGTGGTGCCAACCCAGTACGGCCGGTTCGACGCGGTCGGCTACCGGGACGCCCGGGGCGGTGAGCACATGGCTCTGGTGTCCGGGGCATTGACAGGAATTGGACCAGATACTCCGGTGTACGTTCATCGCGAGTGTCTTACCGCCGGCGTCTTCGGAGGCGCCGCGTGCGACTGCGGGGCACGATTGTCCTCCGTCCTCACGCGTTTCGGGAGTCAAGGGTCCGGTGTCGTCGTCTATCTGCGCGACAACCATCACGCGTGCGGAGTGTCCACGAATAGTGTTGCAAGCGAATATCTGTCGAAAATCCAAGATTGGATTCTGAAGGACTTGGGTGTCGACCCGAGCCGGGCGCTGCACAGCGTGACTCCACGCCTCAGCCGGACAGCCTGA
- a CDS encoding Ldh family oxidoreductase: MTTSVELTSADALDLAAAVMAGLGTPADMAREIAEHLVDADLVGHGSHGISRLPSYAKYVDDKQVVASARPQVLTGTTSPTVSAEWGFSHVAARMTTDLACERARSGGLGLAGLVRSTHVGRLGAYMERAAAADCIAMAFVGGMGGSRLVAPFGGRSGLLSTNPIAAGFPTASGKPLVVDFSTAAAPIGKIMVAALEGRRMPNESLVDADGRPSNDPTLLERGGSMRTFGDHKGFGLAVLVELLGRVLLGSERFGDGGGPIFERQGLLILTVAADSFRDLSDVLAEAEQLRDDIHAVPPAEGFDQVLAPGDPEQRARERSGDRVVISEGAWNSIQSAATRVGVADRIPQPLLPS; the protein is encoded by the coding sequence ATGACAACATCGGTCGAGCTGACCTCCGCCGACGCACTGGACCTGGCCGCAGCCGTCATGGCTGGACTGGGTACACCCGCAGATATGGCGCGAGAGATCGCCGAGCATCTGGTTGACGCGGATCTGGTGGGCCACGGCTCGCACGGAATCAGCAGGTTGCCGTCGTACGCCAAATATGTTGACGACAAGCAGGTCGTTGCCAGCGCGCGGCCCCAAGTTCTCACCGGCACCACCTCGCCGACAGTGAGCGCGGAATGGGGCTTCTCGCACGTGGCGGCCCGGATGACGACCGATCTGGCGTGTGAGCGGGCCCGGTCCGGCGGTCTCGGACTGGCTGGACTGGTCCGCAGTACACATGTGGGTAGGCTCGGCGCCTACATGGAGCGAGCAGCAGCGGCAGATTGCATCGCGATGGCCTTCGTGGGCGGGATGGGCGGCAGCCGCCTGGTCGCCCCGTTCGGCGGCCGGTCCGGACTGCTCAGCACCAACCCGATCGCAGCGGGATTCCCGACCGCCTCGGGGAAGCCGTTGGTCGTCGATTTCTCGACGGCTGCAGCTCCGATCGGCAAGATCATGGTCGCGGCCCTGGAGGGCCGGAGGATGCCTAATGAAAGCCTCGTCGACGCAGACGGTCGGCCGTCTAACGATCCGACGTTGCTCGAACGCGGCGGATCGATGCGAACTTTCGGTGATCACAAGGGGTTCGGGCTTGCCGTTCTCGTCGAACTGCTCGGGCGCGTGTTGCTGGGGTCGGAACGCTTCGGCGACGGCGGTGGCCCCATCTTCGAGCGGCAGGGTCTGCTCATCTTGACTGTCGCCGCGGACTCGTTCCGCGACTTGTCCGATGTACTCGCTGAAGCCGAGCAACTCCGCGACGACATCCATGCGGTGCCGCCGGCCGAAGGTTTCGACCAGGTTCTCGCGCCGGGTGACCCGGAACAACGGGCGAGGGAACGGAGCGGAGATCGCGTCGTGATCAGCGAAGGTGCGTGGAACTCCATCCAAAGCGCGGCGACTCGGGTCGGTGTCGCGGACAGAATTCCACAGCCATTGTTGCCGAGCTAA
- a CDS encoding mycofactocin-coupled SDR family oxidoreductase, with amino-acid sequence MNRLDGKTAFITGGARGQGRAIAEKFAREGANIIVCDIDGPIEHIHYPLATAADLKETEASVERLGRGVVAEIADVRDQEQIDRVVAAGLDKFGHIDVVVANAGVLDNKPFWEMTDSEWKVVTDICLNGVWRTVKAVAPHMMERMRGSVILTSSTNGQEGDAGNMSYVAAKHGVIGVMKSAALALGQYNIRVNALLPGPVDTIINDNPGTRDRITGKAGATREDYLAACRNWHVLRGRSALAPEAVADGAIWLASDESRHVTGLEMLIDAGHRLLPGLNFDNDVVDEEASR; translated from the coding sequence ATGAACCGTCTCGACGGCAAGACAGCTTTCATCACCGGCGGTGCGCGAGGCCAGGGGCGTGCCATCGCTGAGAAATTCGCTCGTGAAGGTGCGAACATCATCGTATGTGACATCGATGGACCGATCGAACACATCCACTACCCACTCGCGACCGCGGCGGACCTGAAAGAGACAGAAGCTTCCGTCGAACGACTCGGCCGCGGTGTGGTTGCCGAGATCGCAGACGTCCGTGACCAGGAACAGATCGACAGGGTCGTCGCCGCCGGACTCGACAAGTTCGGTCACATCGATGTCGTTGTCGCGAACGCCGGTGTGCTCGACAACAAGCCATTCTGGGAAATGACCGACTCCGAATGGAAAGTCGTCACGGACATCTGCCTCAACGGTGTCTGGCGAACGGTCAAAGCCGTGGCTCCCCACATGATGGAGCGCATGCGTGGGTCGGTCATACTGACCTCGTCGACGAACGGGCAGGAGGGCGACGCAGGGAACATGTCCTATGTCGCTGCCAAGCATGGTGTGATCGGTGTGATGAAGTCTGCAGCGCTTGCGCTCGGCCAGTACAACATTCGCGTCAATGCACTTCTGCCCGGACCTGTCGACACGATTATCAACGACAACCCCGGAACCCGAGATCGGATCACCGGCAAGGCCGGGGCCACGCGCGAAGACTACCTGGCGGCGTGCCGGAACTGGCACGTACTCCGCGGCCGCAGTGCCCTGGCGCCGGAAGCCGTCGCAGACGGTGCGATTTGGCTCGCGTCGGACGAATCGCGGCACGTGACAGGGTTGGAGATGTTGATCGACGCCGGCCATCGGCTGCTGCCAGGACTGAATTTCGACAACGATGTCGTCGACGAAGAAGCTTCACGCTGA
- a CDS encoding helix-turn-helix domain-containing protein, which translates to MTDHERQILNGIAAGRSNPEVAAELFVSVNTIRFHVTNVLGSLLPFLRSALQCSHPRTAGRIDRYESFCTETDIRVSYGVGHPIRGVIDTS; encoded by the coding sequence TTGACTGATCACGAGCGCCAGATCCTCAACGGCATAGCTGCTGGCCGCAGCAACCCCGAGGTGGCCGCCGAACTCTTCGTCAGCGTGAACACGATCCGATTTCATGTTACAAATGTGCTCGGGTCGCTCCTTCCGTTTCTGCGATCAGCGCTGCAATGCTCACACCCGCGCACCGCTGGACGGATCGACCGTTACGAATCATTCTGCACCGAAACAGATATCAGAGTTTCGTACGGTGTTGGACACCCGATACGGGGCGTGATCGACACAAGTTGA
- a CDS encoding nuclear transport factor 2 family protein, with product MTSNAEITRKFTAAQNARDADAIAALLAEDAHFESARLPIAAEGRANVTQSLTDWLDAHTEYELKTIREFYAGDEGYNEWRFTAKKDGEPIETHGVDYYRFKDGVIVEKNSFRKFLF from the coding sequence ATGACCTCGAACGCCGAGATCACGCGCAAGTTTACCGCGGCACAGAACGCTCGCGATGCGGATGCCATCGCGGCCTTGCTCGCTGAAGATGCCCACTTCGAGTCGGCTCGACTGCCGATCGCGGCCGAAGGTCGAGCAAACGTGACCCAGTCACTCACCGATTGGCTCGACGCCCACACCGAGTACGAGTTGAAGACGATCCGTGAGTTCTACGCCGGTGATGAGGGTTACAACGAATGGCGCTTCACCGCGAAGAAGGACGGAGAGCCGATCGAGACACACGGTGTCGACTACTACCGCTTCAAGGACGGCGTGATTGTGGAGAAGAACTCGTTCCGCAAGTTCCTCTTCTGA
- a CDS encoding MerR family transcriptional regulator, translating to MLIGEVSRRCGVSTRMLRHYDRLGLVEPTGRTSGGYREYSADDIRRLFHVESLRTLGLSLNEAKRALDEPDFAPADLVGDLIRHTRQRIAAEEELLGRLESVDAASPAEWDDVLNLVTLLRALESESAARRQQAILSANGKASLPVEALVEAALSEDDLNVAGALQWSLARIAGRGLADLANGLDAEEVDVRRRATTAIAAIHTDEAVAHLRRALDDSDATVRGYAALALGSRGNSEAIPVLLQMVVTGRLDVEAAEVLGLLTTLSPSADDIVGAMQDTLDTVDDAPTRLRITQALAEIPGTAARRALTLLTHDGDRTIASTAAAIISAQDRELDPERIARDQTAGHQQR from the coding sequence ATGTTGATCGGCGAGGTCTCGCGGCGGTGCGGTGTCAGCACCCGGATGTTGCGCCACTACGACAGGCTGGGACTGGTCGAGCCCACCGGCCGCACGTCGGGTGGCTACCGCGAGTACTCCGCCGACGACATCCGACGGCTCTTCCACGTCGAGAGCCTGAGGACGCTGGGGCTGTCGCTGAACGAGGCCAAACGCGCACTGGACGAGCCCGATTTCGCACCGGCCGATCTGGTGGGAGACCTCATTCGGCACACCCGCCAGCGGATCGCGGCCGAGGAGGAACTGCTCGGCAGGCTCGAAAGCGTCGACGCTGCCTCCCCCGCGGAGTGGGACGATGTCCTGAACCTCGTCACCCTGTTGCGGGCGCTCGAATCGGAGTCCGCCGCCCGTCGTCAGCAGGCGATCCTGTCCGCGAACGGCAAGGCGTCGCTGCCGGTCGAGGCGTTGGTCGAGGCCGCCCTGTCGGAGGACGACCTCAATGTGGCCGGCGCGCTGCAATGGTCGTTGGCGAGGATCGCCGGTCGGGGACTCGCGGATCTCGCCAACGGACTCGACGCGGAGGAGGTCGACGTCCGGCGTCGGGCCACGACCGCGATAGCGGCAATCCACACCGACGAGGCCGTCGCACATCTGAGACGGGCCCTCGACGACTCGGACGCCACGGTCCGCGGATACGCGGCCCTCGCGCTCGGCTCCCGCGGGAACAGCGAGGCGATACCCGTCCTCCTCCAGATGGTCGTCACGGGCCGGCTCGACGTCGAGGCCGCCGAGGTGCTGGGTCTGCTGACGACGCTCTCTCCGTCTGCCGACGACATCGTCGGGGCCATGCAGGACACACTCGACACCGTCGACGACGCGCCCACACGGTTGCGAATCACGCAGGCCCTCGCCGAGATTCCCGGCACCGCGGCACGGAGGGCACTCACCCTTCTGACCCACGACGGCGACCGGACGATCGCCTCCACCGCGGCAGCGATCATCAGCGCGCAGGACCGTGAGCTGGATCCGGAGAGGATAGCGCGCGATCAAACAGCGGGCCACCAGCAACGATAG
- a CDS encoding HEAT repeat domain-containing protein codes for MVVVNTTNHGGPNAHLVDALAAADPSARLRAALAAGTHPDPRFADALVDRCAVEPDFYVRDMLTWALCRLPAEVTVPRLVHELRSGSAQARSQSLHTLSKIGDRLAWPAVSALLHDGHDEVARSAWRAAVVLVPPGDEAALAAELVTELGRGDHQMHLSLSRAFVGLGDAALPVLDAAGTSPDPHLRAHADATRQLCHDPDSGFALSLEMAKRVAVAGPDTQ; via the coding sequence GTGGTTGTCGTGAATACAACCAACCACGGTGGGCCGAATGCTCACCTCGTCGACGCTCTGGCCGCGGCCGATCCGTCCGCTCGGCTGCGGGCGGCGCTCGCTGCGGGCACGCACCCCGATCCCCGATTCGCGGACGCTCTCGTCGATCGGTGTGCCGTCGAACCGGACTTCTACGTCCGCGACATGCTGACCTGGGCACTGTGCCGACTGCCGGCCGAGGTCACGGTGCCGAGACTGGTCCACGAACTCCGATCCGGCTCCGCGCAGGCCCGCAGCCAGTCGCTGCACACCCTGTCCAAGATCGGGGATCGGCTCGCGTGGCCCGCGGTGTCGGCACTGTTGCACGACGGGCACGACGAGGTCGCGCGCAGCGCGTGGCGGGCGGCCGTGGTCCTCGTGCCGCCCGGCGACGAGGCTGCGCTCGCGGCCGAACTGGTGACCGAACTCGGACGCGGCGACCATCAGATGCACCTCAGTCTGAGCCGTGCCTTCGTCGGACTCGGGGACGCCGCCCTACCGGTCCTCGACGCAGCCGGGACGAGTCCCGATCCGCACCTTCGCGCGCATGCCGATGCAACGAGGCAGCTCTGCCACGACCCCGACAGCGGATTCGCCCTCTCACTCGAGATGGCGAAGCGCGTCGCGGTCGCCGGACCCGACACGCAGTAG
- a CDS encoding putative immunity protein translates to MILPKVRDPRFVTIRRGGTLTDADHQLLALWAATCAEHVLNLFESVRPDDPRPRDAIENARAWVRGEVKMMEARAAGGHAMGAARDLRGAARHAAYAAGQAGAVAHVAAHELGAAAYAIKAVRAAAPAGEAEAAGRRECRWQRDQLPEAIRELVLDDQRLRNDICWSVFDC, encoded by the coding sequence ATGATCCTCCCGAAGGTCCGAGACCCGCGCTTCGTGACGATCCGCCGCGGTGGCACCCTCACCGACGCGGATCACCAGCTCCTGGCGCTGTGGGCGGCAACGTGCGCGGAGCACGTCCTGAACCTGTTCGAGTCGGTTCGGCCCGACGACCCACGGCCGCGTGACGCGATCGAGAACGCCCGCGCGTGGGTGCGCGGGGAGGTCAAGATGATGGAGGCGCGCGCCGCCGGCGGCCATGCCATGGGCGCGGCCAGGGACCTGCGCGGAGCCGCCCGGCACGCCGCCTACGCTGCGGGGCAGGCCGGGGCGGTCGCGCACGTCGCGGCGCACGAACTCGGTGCCGCCGCCTATGCGATCAAAGCTGTCCGTGCTGCCGCGCCCGCGGGTGAGGCAGAGGCAGCCGGACGACGCGAGTGCCGGTGGCAGCGCGACCAACTCCCCGAGGCGATTCGCGAACTCGTACTCGACGACCAGCGGCTGCGGAACGACATCTGCTGGTCGGTGTTCGACTGCTGA
- a CDS encoding alpha/beta hydrolase, translating into MELGLTDLIDPRLLPLVDASRAFYAKRVAGRGPSGWEELRAVRADAPAPAPSQPPAVEEVVVSDGRRVPLRIHAPVGRAATGVYLEIHGGGFYMGSAAGSDVRNRRLADALGVAVVSVDYRLAPEHPWPAAPDDCETAALWLVEHAEDRFGTARFSIGGFSAGATLATTTLLRLRDQGISALDSAVLQFGTYDLSAQTPAGRLIADEYFLDAYAGAASDRTHPDLSPIYADLTGLPPVLIVVGDADILLQDNLAMAARLSASGVDVDLRIYPNSPHGFTGHPTPMARAAHDDMQRWLNGHPRPSAGGSRHE; encoded by the coding sequence ATGGAACTCGGACTGACGGACCTGATCGACCCGCGCCTGCTGCCTCTCGTCGACGCATCGCGTGCGTTCTACGCGAAGCGCGTCGCCGGTCGGGGTCCGAGTGGCTGGGAGGAACTTCGCGCTGTCCGCGCCGATGCCCCCGCCCCCGCCCCGTCGCAACCGCCGGCTGTCGAGGAGGTCGTCGTCAGCGATGGCCGTCGAGTCCCGCTGCGGATTCACGCCCCTGTCGGGCGGGCAGCAACAGGTGTCTACCTGGAGATTCACGGCGGCGGCTTCTACATGGGGTCGGCCGCCGGCAGCGACGTCCGCAACCGCCGGCTCGCGGACGCGCTCGGCGTCGCGGTCGTCAGCGTCGACTACCGGCTCGCTCCCGAACACCCGTGGCCGGCCGCACCCGACGACTGCGAAACCGCGGCGCTGTGGCTCGTCGAGCACGCCGAGGACCGCTTCGGAACAGCGAGGTTCTCCATCGGCGGCTTCTCGGCGGGCGCAACGCTCGCGACGACCACGCTGCTACGGCTGCGCGATCAGGGGATATCCGCCCTTGATTCCGCCGTCCTGCAGTTCGGAACGTACGACCTCAGTGCACAGACACCCGCCGGACGCCTGATCGCCGACGAGTACTTCCTCGACGCCTACGCGGGCGCGGCGTCGGACCGCACTCACCCCGACCTCTCCCCGATCTATGCCGACCTCACCGGCCTGCCTCCGGTCCTGATAGTCGTCGGGGACGCCGACATCCTGCTCCAGGACAACCTGGCCATGGCCGCGCGACTGTCCGCTTCGGGCGTCGACGTCGATCTCCGCATCTACCCGAACTCGCCCCACGGATTCACCGGCCACCCGACACCGATGGCCAGGGCGGCGCACGACGACATGCAGAGGTGGCTGAACGGCCACCCACGCCCGAGTGCAGGAGGTAGTCGGCATGAGTGA
- the pip gene encoding prolyl aminopeptidase encodes MGDALYPAVEPYESGLLDVTDGHRLYWETVGSPTGVPVVYLHGGPGSGSTAGVRRYFDPTAFRAVLFDQRGCGRSTPLADGPDYDLGSNTTGHLVDDIERLREHLGIDRWIVTGVSWGVNLGLVYAQKYPERVVAAVFGAITTGSRREIEWITRAMGRVFPQQWEQFAAGVPQGERAGNLAAAYARLLADPDPDVRRRAAVRWCAWEDTHISLMPGWQPNPRYDDPAFRSVFARLVTHYWSHDCFLAPNEILDGMGALAGIPAILVHGRYDVSGPLDTAWEIAQAWPGSRLVVLDDAGHGGEGFAAAVTAAVDSFNVS; translated from the coding sequence GTGGGCGACGCACTGTATCCGGCGGTAGAGCCGTACGAGTCCGGACTCCTCGACGTCACCGATGGTCACCGCCTGTATTGGGAGACCGTCGGGTCCCCGACCGGGGTTCCCGTGGTGTACCTGCACGGCGGACCGGGTTCGGGAAGTACGGCGGGAGTGCGACGTTATTTCGACCCGACCGCCTTCCGGGCGGTGCTGTTCGACCAGCGCGGGTGTGGTCGCAGCACGCCGTTGGCAGACGGCCCCGATTACGACCTGGGGTCGAACACGACCGGGCACCTGGTCGACGACATCGAGCGTCTACGTGAACATCTCGGGATCGACCGGTGGATCGTCACCGGTGTCTCGTGGGGCGTCAACCTGGGGTTGGTGTACGCGCAGAAGTATCCGGAGCGGGTGGTCGCGGCGGTGTTCGGTGCGATCACCACGGGTTCCCGCAGGGAGATCGAGTGGATCACCCGTGCCATGGGGCGAGTGTTCCCTCAGCAGTGGGAACAGTTCGCCGCGGGTGTGCCGCAAGGCGAGAGGGCGGGGAATCTCGCGGCCGCCTACGCACGCCTGCTGGCCGACCCGGACCCGGATGTGCGCCGGAGAGCGGCGGTGAGGTGGTGTGCGTGGGAGGACACGCACATCTCACTGATGCCGGGGTGGCAGCCGAACCCGCGCTACGACGATCCCGCATTCCGGAGTGTGTTCGCGCGGTTGGTGACGCACTACTGGTCGCATGACTGCTTCCTCGCCCCCAACGAGATCCTCGACGGGATGGGCGCACTCGCCGGCATCCCGGCGATCCTGGTGCACGGACGTTACGACGTGTCCGGGCCGTTGGACACCGCGTGGGAGATCGCGCAGGCCTGGCCGGGCAGCCGGTTGGTCGTGCTCGACGACGCCGGGCACGGGGGAGAAGGATTCGCCGCCGCAGTCACTGCCGCGGTGGACAGTTTCAACGTGAGTTGA